The Terriglobia bacterium nucleotide sequence CCGCCTACCGTGGCGACACGGTCTGGAATCGGAAACATTCGCGAAGTTCCACCGCGTGCAGGGCGGAATCGCGGTCGAGCGGCCCCGGGTCGACGCGGACGAGCCCAGGGAGAACGCCCAGGCCGACTGGATCGTCGTGCCGGGCACGCACGACCCCT carries:
- a CDS encoding recombinase family protein → MACGLNRDGIPSPRNGNWSSNAHSKWSLSTIREILRNPAYRGDTVWNRKHSRSSTACRAESRSSGPGSTRTSPGRTPRPTGSSCRARTTPWSRRRRSTAPRN